A single Anopheles arabiensis isolate DONGOLA chromosome 2, AaraD3, whole genome shotgun sequence DNA region contains:
- the LOC120902843 gene encoding WD repeat-containing protein on Y chromosome — MAGRLSTADADREIHRFVTREQIDQLHEQFRARNNRLTLDELRELLAELGLHYTEDEYRTLCLQINTDHDRYCQWDELLSYLILGFQDDDPHAVKQSLDPPIAGDLCVKLRRQVYNIVKVDFCPMVYYDGSISWSQGHWITTSREGVIQYWTEDWKPALTARSVPSSLKRSKTWVLDTVPLPDLSMFCVTGLETELRLYNVVAACFTLKLVIERLPQPISAMVYRFGRDEPSRLLTGDYTGHIRMFVFHPERKVTTSGESTVTHVSLQDVLHGAYPPVECVDYGQLLPDIVRAVQFVESVGNVAELFIACAEENPLLSSARGRPRPAMVIHSLDLPAIRTIKFCVPRGVTCFAFEPSNELLVSGGPDCDLRLWDIHRPEKPSVILVGHTSSITFLFLQDAGEKIYSLDQRKIIKVWDVRNRVLLQTFGQFSTVLVKGVPACAYYNKRARELVVASNKLFVTACCPEIALDRTDGESHTKPVSVLLYNGLYRLVVSCGFDSFIIVWDHRVNRKMTIITEAHTQIRNGVLEPVEITAACFDGKEQMLLTGARNGSLKIWNIGGRTCMRTIQIEEDCEVTGVFWQANRILAMGWNHRVVEFAAFAEQDEYPRGLQWRKQHSDDILCAAVSGSEPGVMATCSYAGELVFWMLETGQPYRRYDATNPRTRLPISFREGRADLMKPRKLTPRRSLFQMPPGQLAHRRLTRILMPSGLEQMRQLSIQALLFLATRKMLPNRGTLFGSLDNGMVQVWSHHPDGGFKGQFNGIHMAGDRIITLATDKANRFLFTGTALGYVKTWYIENCWIPNEDKFHVNKPALRILFPFLLNDVVPGRAKRSARAQPKPWLLNSYQAHRACVTGLTYLDDTGLLLSCSSDRTVRLWTLGGRYIGLLGSPVNWQPLPMAVPPPADYRFRIPPDLQREVSFTTLKVLRGGKDDSRTARTKSGGGTATVGDIVGVAADRSKHTLMIETYGSPLAEPILNTAVLKLPSKEPMLQTIKLDRTYPSFPLYRHMVAFPVQPLKRTNKTVEENGSDWNELEQLLERTKALQFKEAPSDADAEGTQ; from the exons ATGGCCGGCCGACTCTCCACCGCCGATGCGGACCGGGAAATTCACCGTTTCGTGACACGCGAACAGATCGATCAGCTGCACGAGCAGTTCCGGGCGCGCAACAATCGGCTCACGCTCGACGAGCTGCGCGAACTGTTGGCCGAGCTCGGGCTCCACTACACCGAGGACGAGTACCGCACGCTGTGCCTGCAGATCAACACCGACCACGACCGGTACTGCCAGTGGGACGAGCTGCTGAGCTACCTCATCCTCGGCTTCCAGGACGATGATCCGCACGCGGTGAAGCAATCGCTCGATCCACCGATCGCCGGCGATCTGTGTGTAAAGCTGCGCCGCCAGGTGTACAACATCGTGAAGGTGGACTTCTGCCCGATGGTGTACTAC GATGGCAGCATCAGCTGGTCGCAAGGACACTGGATCACCACGTCCCGCGAGGGGGTGATACAGTATTGGACAGAAGACTGGAAACCCGCCCTGACGGCACGGTCCGTTCCGTCCAGCTTGAAGCGCTCGAAAACCTGGGTGCTCGATACGGTCCCACTGCCCGATCTGAGCATGTTCTGCGTGACTGGGCTCGAGACGGAGCTGCGGCTGTACAATGTGGTTGCGGCGTGCTTCACGCTCAAGCTGGTCATCGAACGGCTGCCCCAGCCGATCAGCGCGATGGTCTATCGGTTTGGTCGTGATGAGCCGAGCCGTCTGCTCACCGGTGACTACACCGGTCACATCCGGATGTTTGTGTTTCACCCCGAACGGAAGGTAACGACTTCCGGCGAGTCGACGGTTACGCACGTATCGCTGCAGGATGTGCTGCACGGAGCGTACCCGCCGGTGGAATGTGTTGACTATGGACAGCTTCTGCCCGACATCGTGCGTGCGGTGCAGTTCGTGGAAAGTGTCGGAAACGTGGCCGAGCTGTTTATTGCGTGTGCGGAAGAGAATCCGCTACTGTCCTCTGCGCGTGGTCGGCCACGGCCGGCCATGGTCATACATTCGCTGGACCTGCCGGCAATACGCACGATCAAGTTTTGTGTACCGCGTGGTGTGACCTGCTTCGCGTTCGAACCCTCCAACGAGCTGCTTGTCTCCGGCGGCCCAGACTGTGACCTGCGACTGTGGGACATTCACCGGCCGGAGAAACCGTCGGTCATACTGGTCGGGCACACGTCGAGCATCACGTTTCTGTTCCTGCAGGATGCCGGCGAGAAGATTTATAGCCTCGATCAGCGGAAAATCATCAAGGTGTGGGACGTGCGCAACCGGGTGCTGCTACAGACGTTTGGCCAGTTTTCGACCGTGCTAGTGAAGGGCGTGCCGGCCTGCGCGTACTACAACAAGCGCGCCCGGGAGCTGGTGGTCGCCAGCAACAAGCTGTTCGTGACGGCCTGCTGTCCCGAGATCGCGCTCGACCGCACGGACGGCGAAAGCCACACCAAGCCCGTCTCGGTGCTGCTGTACAACGGGCTGTACCGGCTGGTCGTTAGCTGCGGCTTCGACAGCTTCATCATTGTGTGGGACCATCGGGTCAATCGCAAGATGACCATCATCACCGAGGCGCACACCCAGATCCGGAACGGGGTGCTGGAACCGGTCGAGATAACGGCCGCCTGCTTCGACGGCAAGGAGCAGATGCTGCTGACGGGCGCACGCAACGGTTCGCTCAAGATTTGGAACATCGGCGGGCGCACGTGCATGCGCACGATCCAGATCGAGGAGGACTGCGAGGTGACGGGCGTGTTCTGGCAAGCGAACCGCATTTTGGCGATGGGCTGGAACCATCGGGTGGTGGAGTTCGCGGCGTTCGCCGAGCAGGACGAGTACCCGCGGGGGCTGCAGTGGCGCAAGCAGCACTCGGACGACATTCTTTGCGCGGCCGTTAGCGGCTCGGAGCCGGGCGTGATGGCCACGTGCAGCTATGCGGGCGAGCTTGTGTTTTGGATGCTGGAAACGGGCCAACCGTACCGGCGGTACGATGCGACCAATCCCCGCACCCGCCTACCGATCTCGTTCCGGGAGGGGCGGGCCGATTTGATGAAGCCGCGCAAGCTGACACCCCGCCGGTCACTGTTTCAAATGCCGCCGGGGCAGCTGGCGCACCGCCGCCTGACCCGCATCCTGATGCCGTCCGGGTTGGAGCAGATGCGGCAGCTTTCGATACAGGCGCTGCTGTTTCTGGCCACGCGCAAGATGCTGCCCAACCGTGGCACGCTGTTCGGTTCGCTCGACAATGGCATGGTGCAGGTGTGGTCCCACCACCCGGACGGTGGCTTCAAGGGCCAGTTCAATGGCATTCATATGGCGGGCGATCGGATCATTACGCTGGCAACGGATAAGGCGAACCGGTTCCTGTTCACCGGTACGGCGCTCGGGTACGTGAAAACGTGGTACATCGAGAATTGCTG GATCCCGAACGAAGACAAATTCCACGTAAACAAGCCGGCGCTAAGGATACTGTTTCCCTTCCTGCTGAACGACGTAGTCCCGGGCCGGGCGAAACGATCGGCGCGTGCACAACCGAAACCCTGGCTGCTCAACTCTTATCAGGCCCATCGGGCCTGCGTTACCGGGCTCACCTACCTGGACGACACTGGGTTGCTGTTGAGCTGCAGCAGCGATCGCACCGTACGCCTGTGGACACTCGGTGGGCGCTACATCGGGCTACTGGGCAGCCCGGTCAACTGGCAACCGCTACCCATGGCCGTACCCCCGCCGGCCGACTATCGTTTCCGCATTCCGCCCGATCTGCAGCGTGAGGTAAGTTTTACCACTCTGAAGGTGTTGCGAGGCGGCAAAGATGATTCCCGAACTGCTAGAACCAAAAGTGGCGGTGGCACTGCTACCGTCGGTGACATCGTCGGTGTTGCTGCGGATCGATCCAAGCACACACTGATGATCGAAACGTATGGCAGTCCGCTGGCCGAACCAATCCTTAACACTGCCGTGCTGAAGTTACCCTCTAAAGAGCCGATGCTGCAGACGATCAAGCTCGATCGGACGTATCCTTCCTTCCCGCTGTACCGGCACATGGTAGCGTTTCCTGTGCAGCCGCTAAAACGCACGAACAAAACAGTGGAAGAGAACGGGAGCGATTGGAACGAGCTGGAACAGCTACTGGAGCGAACAAAGGCTTTACAGTTCAAGGAAGCCCCCAGTGACGCCGACGCCGAAGGTACGCagtga
- the LOC120895099 gene encoding 60S ribosomal protein L4 has protein sequence MSLTAARPLVSVYSDKNEAVKDKGVALPAIFKAPIRPDVVNEVSQLMRRNRRQAYAVSEAAGHQTSAESWGTGRAVARIPRVRGGGTHRSGQGAYGNMCRGGRMFAPTKPWRRWHRKININLKRYALVSALAASGVPALVQSRGHIIDGISELPLVVSDDIQKFQKTKQAVTFLRRSKVWADVQKVYKSQRLRAGRGKMRNRRRVQRRGPLIIYDRDEGLRRAFRNIPGVDTMRVSKMNLLKLAPGGHVGRLCVWTESAFAKLDGLYGTWEKRSVAKKGYNLPTPIMANTDLTRLLKSEEIRRVLRAPRRKVYRHVRRLNPLTNKEQMLKLNPYAAVTKRRAQLMTKLRKCERLVAKAEAKKKPLDAKHRAVVFVEKQTRRLQKMEKIKAARKEKVDKKVADFKASGKKPSLKKVRPAKEAAKPVKKAVKKVEKK, from the exons AGTTTGACGGCAGCGCGCCCTTTGGTCAGTGTGTACTCTGACAAAAATGAGGCGGTGAAGGATAAGGGAGTTGCCTTGCCGGCAATTTTCAAGGCCCCGATCCGTCCGGATGTGGTGAACGAGGTGTCGCAGCTGATGCGCCGCAACCGTCGCCAGGCGTACGCCGTGAGCGAGGCCGCCGGTCACCAGACGTCGGCCGAATCGTGGGGTACTGGTCGCGCTGTGGCCCGTATCCCGCGTGTCCGCGGCGGTGGTACCCACCGTTCCGGCCAGGGTGCGTACGGTAACATGTGCCGTGGTGGACGCATGTTCGCCCCGACCAAGCCGTGGCGCCGTTGGCACCGCAAGATCAACATCAACCTGAAGCGCTACGCTCTGGTTTCGGCCCTCGCTGCCAGCGGTGTCCCTGCCCTGGTGCAGTCGCGCG GTCATATCATCGACGGTATCTCTGAGCTGCCGCTGGTCGTGTCCGACGACATCCAGAAGTTCCAGAAGACCAAGCAGGCCGTCACCTTCCTGCGCCGCTCGAAGGTTTGGGCCGACGTGCAGAAGGTGTACAAGTCGCAGCGTCTGCGCGCCGGTCGCGGTAAGATGCGCAACCGTCGCCGTGTCCAGCGTCGCGGTCCGCTGATCATCTACGATCGGGATGAGGGTCTGCGCCGTGCGTTCCGTAACATTCCCGGCGTCGATACGATGCGGGTGAGCAAGATGAACCTGCTGAAGCTGGCCCCTGGCGGTCATGTCGGTCGGCTGTGCGTGTGGACCGAGTCGGCGTTCGCCAAGCTGGACGGTCTGTACGGCACCTGGGAGAAGCGATCGGTCGCGAAGAAGGGCTACAATCTGCCGACCCCGATCATGGCCAACACCGATCTGACCCGTCTGCTGAAGTCGGAGGAAATCCGTCGCGTGCTGCGAGCGCCGAGAAGGAAGGTGTACCGACACGTGCGCCGTCTGAACCCGCTCACCAACAAGGAGCAGATGCTGAAGCTGAACCCGTACGCCGCGGTCACGAAGCGCCGTGCCCAGCTGATGACGAAGCTGCGCAAGTGCGAGCGCCTGGTGGCGAAGGCGGAAGCCAAGAAGAAGCCTCTGGATGCCAAGCACCGGGCGGTCGTGTTCGTGGAGAAGCAGACGCGCCGCCTGCAGAAGATGGAGAAGATCAAGGCGGCCCGCAAGGAGAAGGTGGACAAGAAGGTGGCCGATTTTAAGGCGTCCGGCAAGAAGCCGTCGCTGAAGAAGGTGCGCCCCGCCAAGGAAGCCGCGAAACCAGTAAAGAAAGCCGTTAAGAAGGTAGAGAAGAAGTAG
- the LOC120902853 gene encoding pre-mRNA-splicing factor 18 yields the protein MDILKAEIARKRKLLEEKKLVGDNKKYFKRGELLAQEEEEYLEKSGLNKPDGATSNGSAKSDGQATVGDGQKYDFKKLPRSEVIRKLRERGEPILLFGETEAESCLRLHQLEISTPEINRGFRNDFQEAMEQVDEEYLNEILTSNGQAPGMGKAKTSDEDYAIDDSVTYESIQEMAVRLGRSGKDHDCHVIMTLIQFLLKMWNDQLSSVTVAERMATKGKIARATFEQTRLYLKPLLRKLKNKTIPEDILDSLTDITKSLLKRDYIHASDAYLTMAIGNAPWPIGVTMVGIHARTGREKIFSKNVAHVMNDETQRKYIQGLKRLMTKMQEYFPTDPSRCVEYVSKKDRQD from the exons ATGGACATACTCAAGGCAGAGATTGCAAGAAAACGGAAGCTGCTAGAGGAGAAAAAGCTCGTT GGCGAcaataagaaatatttcaagcgCGGTGAACTGCTAGCCCAAGAAGAGGAGGAATATCTGGAAAAAAGCGGCCTAAACAAACCGGACGGCGCAACAAGCAATGGGTCCGCCAAAAGCGACGGACAGGCCACGGTTGGGGATGGGCAAAAGTATGACTTCAAGAAGCTGCCCCGCTCGGAGGTGATCCGGAAGCTGCGCGAACGCGGTGAACCCATCCTGCTGTTCGGCGAAACGGAAGCGGAATCATGCCTTCGGCTACATCAGCTAGAAATATCGACGCCGGAGATCAACCGTGGCTTCCGGAACGATTTCCAGGAAGCGATGGAACAGGTGGACGAAGAATATCTGAACGAAATTCTTACCTCCAATGGGCAGGCGCCGGGCATGGGGAAAGCGAAAACGTCCGACGAAGACTACGCCATCGACGATAGCGTAACGTACGAATCGATACAGGAAATGGCGGTACGACTCGGGCGCAGCGGGAAGGACCACGACTGCCACGTGATCATGACGCTGATACAGTTCCTGCTCAAGATGTGGAACGATCAGCTTAGCTCGGTGACGGTGGCAGAGCGCATGGCTACCAAGGGGAAGATAGCGCGGGCCACGTTCGAGCAGACGCGCCTATACCTGAAGCCGCTGCTGCGCAAGCTAAAGAACAAAACGATACCGGAGGACATTCTCGACAGCTTGACGGACATCACGAAGAGCCTGCTGAAGCGGGATTACATACACGCGAGCGACGCGTACCTGACGATGGCGATCGGCAATGCACCGTGGCCGATCGGTGTGACGATGGTGGGTATTCATGCGCGTACCGGGCGGGAAAAGATTTTCTCCAAGAACGTGGCCCACGTGATGAACGACGAGACGCAGCGCAAGTACATCCAGGGGCTGAAGCGGCTGATGACAAAGATGCAGGAATACTTCCCAACCGATCCGTCGCGGTGTGTGGAGTACGTGAGCAAAAAGGATCGACAGGATTAG
- the LOC120902859 gene encoding pyrroline-5-carboxylate reductase yields MSSPAALQKCKAVGFIGGGNMAYAIASGLLSKGVLQPDQITVSATRLENLQARWTPLGVTRTTVDNAEVILQSDVVFICVKPQMFDHVLRDLAKLKQTYKADESNQKLYVSIMAGVTLDRLEQGLAMFQPCLIARAMPNTPMQVGVGCTVYCRTGSDHPVPPLYRDMHTMFAALGVVHEVEESKMNAATGLAGCGPAYVYEFIEALADGGVKQGIPRDMALQLAAQTVMGAAKTVLDTGKHPAVLKDEVCSPGGATIHGVHALEQGSMRGTVMNAVESATKRAAELS; encoded by the exons ATGTCGTCCCCTGCTGCGCTACAAAAGTGCAAAGCGGTCGGTTTCATTGGTGGCGGTAATATGGCGTACGCCATCGCGTCCGGATTGTTGAGCAAAG GAGTGCTGCAACCGGATCAGATTACTGTGTCCGCCACACGGCTGGAAAATCTGCAGGCACGCTGGACCCCGCTTGGGGTAACGCGAACGACCGTTGACAACGCGGAAGTCATCCTGCAATCGGACGTCGTTTTCATCTGCGTAAAGCCACAGATGTTCGACCACGTGTTGAGAGACTTGGCAAAGTTGAAGCAAACGTATAAAGCGGATGAATCCAACCAGAAGCTGTACGTTTCTATAATGGCTGGTGTTACGCTTGATCGACTGGAGCAGGGGCTGGCGATGTTTCAGCCATGCTTGATAGCCCGTGCCATGCCCAACACTCCGATGCAGGTCGGTGTTGGCTGTACGGTGTACTGTCGCACGGGATCGGACCATCCTGTCCCGCCACTGTACCGCGATATGCACACCATGTTTGCGGCGCTTGGCGTTGTGCACGAGGTGGAGGAGAGTAAGATGAACGCCGCTACCGGGCTGGCCGGCTGTGGTCCGGCGTATGTGTACGAGTTTATCGAAGCGCTGGCGGACGGTGGCGTTAAGCAGGGCATTCCGCGTGACATGGCGCTGCAGCTGGCCGCCCAGACGGTGATGGGTGCGGCCAAGACGGTACTGGACACGGGTAAGCATCCCGCCGTACTGAAGGACGAGGTGTGCTCGCCCGGCGGTGCAACGATACACGGGGTACATGCGCTCGAGCAGGGTTCGATGCGCGGCACGGTCATGAATGCGGTCGAGAGTGCCACTAAGCGGGCTGCAGAGCTTTCTTAG